Proteins encoded together in one Micromonospora auratinigra window:
- the msrB gene encoding peptide-methionine (R)-S-oxide reductase MsrB, producing MSLSENELPRTEDEWRVRLSPEEFQVLREAGTERPWTGEYVDTKTPGVYHCRACGAELFRSDDKFDSHCGWPSFDDAIPGAVKEIPDNTLGMRRTEIRCARCDSHLGHVFEGEGFTPKDTRHCVNSLSIRLTPAEG from the coding sequence GTGAGTCTTTCCGAGAACGAACTGCCCCGCACCGAGGACGAGTGGCGGGTCCGGCTGAGCCCCGAGGAGTTCCAGGTGCTCCGGGAGGCCGGCACCGAGCGGCCCTGGACCGGCGAGTACGTGGACACCAAGACCCCCGGCGTCTACCACTGCCGGGCCTGCGGGGCGGAACTGTTCCGCAGCGACGACAAGTTCGACTCGCACTGCGGCTGGCCCAGCTTCGACGACGCGATCCCGGGCGCGGTGAAGGAGATCCCCGACAACACCCTGGGCATGCGGCGCACGGAGATCCGCTGCGCCCGGTGCGACAGCCACCTCGGGCACGTCTTCGAGGGTGAGGGCTTCACCCCGAAGGACACCCGGCACTGCGTGAACTCGCTCTCGATCCGGCTGACGCCGGCCGAGGGCTGA
- the ligD gene encoding non-homologous end-joining DNA ligase, with protein sequence MAGSKAAAEEIEVAGHTVRLSSPDRVIFPQRGFTKADVFHYYLAVGEGIMRALRDRPTTLQRFPDGIEGEMFFQKRVPARGVPPWVRTAEIAFPSGRTAAELCPADLAHVAWAAQMGTVVFHPWPVRAADADRPDELRIDLDPQPGTDFGDAATAAGELRALLDELGATGWPKTSGGRGVHVYLRIQPRWTFVEVRRATIALARELERRRPELVTTAWWKEERGSRVFVDFNQMARDRTIACAYSLRANGRATVSTPLDWAELPDVDPDELHLGSVPARLAERGDPHAGIDDAPWDIGPLLEWADRDAAAGLGDLPYPPEYPKMPGEPKRVQPSKDRDRPRP encoded by the coding sequence ATGGCTGGCAGCAAGGCCGCGGCCGAGGAGATCGAGGTCGCCGGGCACACCGTCCGGCTGAGCAGCCCCGACCGGGTGATCTTCCCGCAGCGCGGCTTCACCAAGGCGGACGTCTTCCACTACTACCTGGCCGTGGGCGAGGGGATCATGCGCGCCCTGCGCGACCGGCCCACCACCCTGCAACGCTTCCCCGACGGCATCGAGGGGGAGATGTTCTTCCAGAAGCGGGTGCCGGCCCGGGGCGTACCGCCGTGGGTGCGGACCGCCGAGATCGCCTTCCCGAGCGGGCGGACGGCGGCCGAGCTCTGCCCGGCCGACCTGGCGCACGTGGCGTGGGCCGCGCAGATGGGCACGGTGGTGTTCCACCCGTGGCCGGTGCGCGCCGCCGACGCCGACCGTCCCGACGAGCTGCGCATCGACCTGGACCCGCAGCCCGGCACCGACTTCGGTGACGCGGCCACCGCCGCCGGGGAGCTGCGCGCGCTGCTGGACGAGTTGGGCGCGACCGGCTGGCCGAAGACCTCCGGCGGCCGGGGCGTGCACGTCTACCTGCGCATCCAGCCCCGCTGGACGTTCGTCGAGGTGCGCCGGGCGACCATCGCGCTGGCCCGCGAGCTGGAGCGCCGCCGCCCCGAGCTGGTCACCACCGCCTGGTGGAAGGAGGAGCGGGGCAGCCGGGTCTTCGTGGACTTCAACCAGATGGCCCGGGACCGGACCATCGCCTGCGCGTACTCGCTGCGGGCCAACGGCCGGGCCACCGTCTCCACCCCGCTCGACTGGGCCGAGCTGCCCGACGTCGACCCGGACGAGCTGCACCTGGGCAGCGTGCCGGCCCGGCTCGCCGAGCGGGGCGACCCGCACGCCGGCATCGACGACGCTCCCTGGGACATCGGCCCGTTGCTGGAGTGGGCCGACCGGGACGCCGCCGCCGGCCTGGGCGACCTGCCCTACCCCCCGGAATATCCGAAGATGCCCGGCGAGCCGAAACGCGTCCAACCCTCCAAGGACCGCGACCGCCCCCGCCCCTGA
- the hemG gene encoding protoporphyrinogen oxidase — VYAGRSDELSLVTTMPALARAARTAHTLVGAVRAAQAAAPRAPGAPVFGTLAGGLSTLVDAAERAGGATVRRDATVRELHRTATGWRLTVGSTRDAAHVEADAVLLAVPARPAARLLAGPAPVVAETVGVLDYASVALVTMALPEPELPELSGFLVPAGEGLLIKASTFFTTKWGHLRRPDGLALVRASVGRYGDETALQLTDDDLATTVHRELSKVLGTPLPAPVAGHVQRWGGALPQYAPGHLDRVAAARAALRADHPTLALAGAGYDGVGIPVCVRSGETAAEEIITALGGSAA; from the coding sequence GGTCTATGCCGGCCGTTCCGACGAGCTGTCCCTGGTCACCACCATGCCGGCGCTGGCCCGCGCGGCCCGCACCGCACACACCCTGGTCGGGGCGGTACGCGCCGCGCAGGCCGCCGCGCCGCGCGCCCCCGGCGCCCCGGTCTTCGGCACCCTGGCCGGCGGCCTGAGCACCCTGGTCGACGCGGCCGAGCGGGCCGGCGGGGCGACCGTGCGCCGGGACGCGACGGTCCGCGAGCTGCACCGCACCGCCACCGGCTGGCGGCTCACCGTCGGGTCGACCCGCGACGCCGCGCACGTCGAGGCCGACGCGGTGCTGCTGGCCGTGCCGGCCCGACCGGCCGCCCGGCTGCTCGCCGGCCCGGCGCCGGTGGTCGCGGAGACGGTCGGCGTGCTCGACTACGCCAGCGTGGCCCTGGTCACCATGGCGCTGCCGGAGCCGGAGCTGCCGGAACTCTCCGGGTTCCTGGTGCCGGCCGGCGAGGGGCTGCTGATCAAGGCGTCGACGTTCTTCACCACCAAGTGGGGGCACCTGCGCCGCCCCGACGGGCTCGCCCTGGTGCGCGCCTCCGTCGGCCGGTACGGCGACGAGACGGCGCTGCAGCTCACCGACGACGACCTGGCCACCACCGTGCACCGGGAGCTGTCGAAGGTGCTGGGCACCCCGCTGCCGGCCCCGGTCGCCGGGCACGTGCAGCGGTGGGGCGGCGCGCTGCCGCAGTACGCCCCCGGTCACCTCGACCGGGTGGCGGCGGCCCGGGCGGCGCTGCGCGCCGACCACCCCACACTGGCCCTGGCCGGGGCCGGCTACGACGGCGTCGGCATCCCGGTCTGCGTCCGCTCCGGCGAGACCGCGGCCGAAGAGATCATCACAGCACTGGGAGGATCGGCAGCATGA
- a CDS encoding GNAT family N-acetyltransferase — protein MPYESHVATFAELDARTFHDLLRLRVDVFVVEQECAYPELDGRDTEPGTRHLWLTGDDGAVVAYLRILADPGGVARIGRVVVAPAARGAGLAGRLVAEALALVGDRPCVLEAQTHLVGFYAGHGFTVSGPGYVEDGIPHTPMRRPPA, from the coding sequence ATGCCGTACGAGTCGCACGTCGCCACCTTCGCCGAGCTGGACGCCCGCACCTTCCACGACCTGCTGCGGCTGCGCGTCGACGTGTTCGTGGTGGAGCAGGAGTGCGCGTACCCGGAACTGGACGGCCGGGACACCGAGCCGGGCACCCGGCACCTCTGGTTGACCGGCGACGACGGCGCGGTCGTGGCGTACCTGCGGATCCTCGCCGACCCGGGCGGGGTGGCCCGGATCGGCCGGGTGGTGGTCGCCCCGGCGGCCCGGGGCGCGGGCCTGGCCGGCCGGCTGGTGGCCGAGGCGCTGGCGCTGGTCGGGGACCGGCCGTGCGTGCTGGAGGCGCAGACCCACCTGGTCGGCTTCTACGCCGGCCACGGCTTCACGGTCAGCGGCCCCGGGTACGTCGAGGACGGCATCCCGCACACCCCGATGCGGCGGCCGCCGGCCTGA
- the hemQ gene encoding hydrogen peroxide-dependent heme synthase, with the protein MTEQTNAARLRELNDTIRYTMWSVYRATSPLPSLRENVVDEVESLFAELAGKDVTIRGTYDVAGLRADADLMIWWHAASSDALQDAYLRFRRTTLGRALTPVWSQLALHRPAEFNKSHIPAFLADEEPRAYLCVYPFVRSYEWYLLPDAERRELLAEHGKMARGYPDVRANTVASFALGDYEWMLAFEADELHRIVDLMRDLRASGARRHVREEVPFYTGRRRSIADIVTCLV; encoded by the coding sequence ATGACCGAGCAGACCAACGCGGCACGGCTGCGGGAGCTCAACGACACCATCCGCTACACGATGTGGTCGGTGTACCGGGCGACCAGCCCCCTCCCGTCGCTGCGCGAGAACGTCGTCGACGAGGTCGAGTCGCTCTTCGCGGAGCTGGCCGGCAAGGACGTCACCATCCGGGGCACGTACGACGTGGCCGGGCTGCGCGCCGACGCCGACCTGATGATCTGGTGGCACGCCGCCTCCAGCGACGCGCTCCAGGACGCGTACCTGCGGTTCCGCCGGACCACGCTGGGGCGGGCGCTCACCCCGGTCTGGTCGCAGCTGGCGCTGCACCGGCCGGCCGAGTTCAACAAGAGCCACATCCCGGCGTTCCTGGCCGACGAGGAGCCGCGGGCGTACCTCTGCGTCTACCCGTTCGTCCGGTCCTACGAGTGGTACCTGCTGCCCGACGCCGAGCGGCGGGAGCTGCTGGCCGAGCACGGCAAGATGGCCCGGGGCTACCCCGACGTGCGGGCCAACACGGTCGCCTCCTTCGCCCTCGGCGACTACGAGTGGATGCTCGCCTTCGAGGCCGACGAGCTGCACCGGATCGTCGACCTGATGCGGGACCTGCGCGCCTCGGGGGCGCGCCGGCACGTCCGCGAGGAGGTCCCGTTCTACACCGGCCGCCGCCGCTCGATCGCCGACATCGTCACCTGCCTGGTCTGA
- a CDS encoding cytochrome c biogenesis CcdA family protein, which yields MSDAPYGLALAAGLLAAVNPCGFALLPAYLSVLVLGEGPAAARGPLAPVGRALALTAAMTTGFVAVFGAFGLLAGPAADAVAGRLPWVSVLIGAALVLAGGWLLAGRQLPTVTPRPASGPAVRARFGSMALFGVGYAVASLGCTIGPFLAVVVAGFRAGSPLAGVGLFVAYALGMGLAVGAAALAVALARDSLVRRARRAGPLLGRLAGLLLVLTGGYVAWYGWYEVRLFSGRGTGDPVIAAAGRVQGAVSGWLAGLGPWTVAGVVVALVALAAVGSLARRRTADARTGTDPADATPTRADADPARTRTEGGAVAARRDGGA from the coding sequence GTGTCCGACGCCCCCTACGGTCTGGCGCTCGCCGCCGGCCTGCTCGCCGCGGTGAACCCGTGCGGCTTCGCGCTGCTGCCCGCGTACCTGTCGGTGCTGGTGCTGGGCGAGGGGCCGGCGGCCGCCCGCGGGCCGCTGGCGCCGGTGGGCCGCGCGCTGGCCCTGACCGCCGCGATGACTACCGGTTTCGTGGCGGTCTTCGGCGCGTTCGGCCTGCTCGCCGGGCCGGCGGCGGACGCCGTGGCGGGTCGGCTGCCGTGGGTCTCGGTGCTGATCGGGGCGGCGCTGGTGCTGGCCGGCGGCTGGCTGCTCGCCGGTCGGCAGCTGCCGACCGTCACGCCGCGTCCGGCGAGCGGCCCGGCGGTCCGGGCCCGGTTCGGTTCGATGGCACTCTTCGGCGTCGGGTACGCGGTGGCGTCGCTCGGCTGCACGATCGGCCCGTTCCTGGCGGTGGTGGTGGCCGGCTTCCGGGCCGGCAGCCCGCTCGCCGGGGTGGGCCTCTTCGTGGCGTACGCGCTCGGCATGGGGTTGGCGGTCGGCGCGGCGGCGCTGGCGGTGGCGCTGGCCCGCGACTCGCTGGTCCGGCGCGCCCGGCGGGCCGGTCCCCTGCTCGGCCGGCTGGCCGGCCTGCTGCTGGTGCTCACCGGCGGCTACGTGGCCTGGTACGGCTGGTACGAGGTGCGGCTCTTCTCCGGTCGCGGCACCGGCGACCCGGTGATCGCGGCGGCCGGCCGGGTGCAGGGGGCGGTGAGCGGCTGGCTGGCCGGGCTGGGGCCGTGGACCGTGGCGGGGGTGGTCGTCGCGCTGGTCGCCCTGGCCGCCGTCGGCTCGCTGGCCCGCCGCCGCACGGCCGACGCCCGGACCGGCACCGACCCGGCCGACGCCACCCCCACCCGCGCCGACGCCGACCCCGCCCGCACCCGCACCGAGGGCGGAGCGGTCGCCGCCCGTCGGGACGGCGGCGCATAA
- a CDS encoding TlpA family protein disulfide reductase — MPAIRSTLPPLTLAAVLALTGCGGTGPTDRAAPATGGTPAASATPGTAGPTGVPGGSTAPTGSASPGATVPATLDFTARTLDGGSFAGASLAGRPAVLWFWAAWCTRCRGVAADVAALRRANADRISVVGVAGLGSGPDAMRRFATDTGIAAFPNLADDQGAVWRRFGVTSQEWYVLLDSTGKVVHSGALSQAELRRRVGELA, encoded by the coding sequence ATGCCCGCGATCAGATCGACGCTGCCGCCGCTCACCCTCGCCGCCGTGCTGGCCCTCACCGGCTGCGGCGGCACCGGACCGACCGACCGGGCGGCCCCGGCCACCGGCGGCACACCGGCCGCGAGCGCGACGCCGGGCACCGCCGGGCCGACCGGAGTGCCCGGCGGCAGCACGGCACCCACCGGGAGCGCGTCGCCCGGCGCGACCGTTCCCGCCACGCTGGACTTCACCGCGCGCACGCTCGACGGCGGGTCGTTCGCCGGGGCGAGCCTCGCCGGCCGGCCGGCCGTGCTCTGGTTCTGGGCCGCCTGGTGCACCCGCTGCCGCGGCGTCGCCGCCGACGTCGCCGCGCTGCGGCGGGCGAACGCCGACCGGATCAGCGTGGTCGGCGTGGCCGGGCTGGGCAGCGGCCCGGACGCGATGCGCCGCTTCGCCACCGACACCGGCATCGCGGCGTTCCCCAACCTCGCCGACGACCAGGGCGCGGTGTGGCGGCGGTTCGGCGTCACCAGCCAGGAGTGGTACGTGCTGCTCGACTCCACCGGGAAGGTGGTGCACTCCGGCGCACTGTCCCAGGCCGAGCTGCGCCGCCGCGTCGGTGAGCTGGCCTGA
- a CDS encoding lytic polysaccharide monooxygenase auxiliary activity family 9 protein, with translation MSTPHRRRALVAAALLAVGTLVAALLNVTLAGPASAHGSVVDPASRNYGCWQRWGSDFQNPAMATQDPMCWQAWQADPNAMWNWNGLFREGVAGNHQAAIPDGQLCSAGHTSSGRYNALDAVGAWKTAPVTGNFKIKLYDQASHGADYIRVYVTKQGFDALTTPLRWSDLELAGQIGNTPASQWTPESTGVSIQVPASAPGRTGRHIVYTIWQASHLDQSYYLCSDVDFGGGGPSPTTSPTTGPSPTTSPTTGPTPTSSPTGGPTPSTPPTTPNPAGGCTATYRITGQWNGGFQAEVQVTNGGSPVRGWSVSWNYQNGQQVGSAWNATVSTNGTLVTARNVAYNGTLAPGASTGFGFVGSSGATNPVPGIVSCTTVA, from the coding sequence ATGTCCACACCGCACCGTCGCCGCGCCCTGGTCGCGGCGGCCCTGCTCGCCGTCGGCACGCTGGTCGCGGCGCTGCTGAACGTCACCCTGGCCGGCCCGGCCTCGGCGCACGGGTCCGTGGTCGACCCGGCGTCGCGCAACTACGGCTGCTGGCAGCGCTGGGGCAGCGACTTCCAGAACCCGGCCATGGCCACCCAGGACCCGATGTGCTGGCAGGCCTGGCAGGCCGACCCGAACGCCATGTGGAACTGGAACGGGCTGTTCCGGGAGGGCGTCGCCGGCAACCACCAGGCGGCCATCCCGGACGGCCAGCTGTGCAGCGCCGGGCACACGTCCAGCGGGCGCTACAACGCGCTCGACGCGGTCGGCGCCTGGAAGACCGCCCCGGTGACCGGCAACTTCAAGATCAAGCTGTACGACCAGGCCAGCCACGGCGCCGACTACATCCGGGTGTACGTGACGAAGCAGGGCTTCGACGCGCTGACCACGCCGCTGCGCTGGAGCGACCTGGAACTGGCCGGCCAGATCGGCAACACCCCGGCGAGCCAGTGGACGCCCGAGTCGACGGGCGTGTCGATCCAGGTGCCGGCGAGCGCGCCCGGCCGCACCGGCCGGCACATCGTCTACACCATCTGGCAGGCCAGCCACCTGGACCAGTCGTACTACCTGTGCAGCGACGTCGACTTCGGTGGCGGCGGCCCGTCGCCGACCACGTCGCCGACCACCGGCCCGTCGCCGACCACGTCGCCGACCACCGGCCCGACGCCGACCAGCTCGCCGACCGGCGGCCCGACGCCGAGCACCCCGCCCACCACGCCGAACCCGGCCGGCGGCTGCACCGCGACGTACCGGATCACCGGGCAGTGGAACGGCGGCTTCCAGGCCGAGGTGCAGGTGACCAACGGCGGCTCACCGGTGCGTGGCTGGTCGGTGAGCTGGAACTACCAGAACGGCCAGCAGGTCGGCTCGGCGTGGAACGCCACGGTGAGCACCAACGGCACCCTGGTCACCGCGCGCAACGTGGCCTACAACGGCACCCTCGCGCCGGGGGCGAGCACCGGCTTCGGGTTCGTCGGCTCGTCCGGCGCGACCAACCCGGTGCCCGGGATCGTCTCCTGCACGACGGTCGCCTGA
- a CDS encoding isoamylase early set domain-containing protein — protein MIKRNKLFGTQTRVTFCLPRDTPPGPVSVVGCFNDWEPGRHELVSRRDGTRTVTVRLGPGEYRFRYLGTGGVWLDDDSADEVDEQGCRLLL, from the coding sequence GTGATCAAGCGCAACAAGCTGTTCGGCACCCAGACCCGGGTCACCTTCTGCCTGCCGCGGGACACCCCGCCCGGCCCGGTGAGCGTGGTCGGCTGCTTCAACGACTGGGAGCCCGGACGGCACGAGCTGGTCAGCCGGCGGGACGGCACCCGTACGGTCACCGTCAGGCTCGGGCCCGGCGAGTACCGCTTCCGCTACCTCGGCACCGGCGGGGTGTGGCTGGACGACGACTCCGCCGACGAGGTCGACGAGCAGGGCTGCCGGCTGCTGCTCTGA
- a CDS encoding Prokaryotic metallothionein produces MATCEVCGNDYWMAFEVRTVSGDTHTFDCFECAIHRMAPICEHCQTKIVGHGVEVSGRFFCCAHCARAVEGDQGAEVRDAVGARPA; encoded by the coding sequence ATGGCAACCTGTGAGGTCTGCGGCAACGACTACTGGATGGCGTTCGAGGTGCGCACGGTCAGCGGCGACACGCACACCTTCGACTGCTTCGAGTGCGCCATCCACCGGATGGCACCGATCTGCGAGCACTGCCAGACCAAGATCGTCGGACACGGCGTCGAGGTCTCCGGCCGCTTCTTCTGCTGCGCGCACTGCGCCCGCGCCGTCGAGGGCGACCAGGGCGCCGAGGTACGCGACGCCGTCGGCGCCCGCCCCGCCTGA
- a CDS encoding FtsX-like permease family protein yields MKLVWRRAVEARGLLLAAAVAALVAVALVTGLSDYNRRAVDAGARAVLDAAPAEERSLLVSGSGGRDAAAYADRDRAVRAQFAAGLDGVPVTVAAARYGTGRELTGDLGDARTGPDPVFAGLTSLPDLPAYAELTAGSWPVTNARPLQVTLPEKIAGQLGLSAGDRVPLYDRSAEKADAVVLAGTWRPRDPNAAYWRLAPGVGSADPDGSYGPFVLDPADFARTFAGSTSAAWLVAPELAGVAPARLAGISARLGDIAAQVPEATGLGSSAQTVGHLDRLADRLGRADLVGRSALLTPLLLIMVLGGYALVLVAALLTEDRRAQTALLRARGAARGQLAGLAVREATLVVVPAALLAPPLTGVAVRRLGADLGLAGGGATRIWTVALAAAVGCLLAMVLPALRRAGTYVADMAARSRPTRGAAVQRASVDLALVALAVLAWTQLRQYSSPLAGAGGRLGIDPLLAAAPTLGVLAGAVVALRLLPPTTRLAERFVDRRPWVATMFGMWQAGRRPHAGPVLLLALAVGGSTLAWSLVASWERSQLDQARHTVGADLRLVERDGTAPADRAARLAAVPGLERVLPAWRDDVRVGRDDRPASVVGLDAAAAGGLLRLSDADGDASTAALLDRLVKGRAAPVGPLLPAGAATLAGTVRTPVESPYTTPRITVSALLTTDDGAAWRLPLAEALGDGRPVGFSVALPPTGGAPLRLAGFESDGGDAVGISYRLRLDGLRLADAGGAALPLPLDGGWRITDAAQGPTVPARVTPGVVDATHKVVLPEGALEYARQPTSRFAVVPVGTDPPVPVLITPGVAAALSLHTGDQVPFPLSGATLPVKVVGQVAAVPGTGGDGVLLDLPAAATLLLRQQGNLRPISEWWLGTDRAGHTAAAADLAGLSGTTLLDRRQVAAEAARDPYWRGARTGLLAAAVGAVLLALVGLAVDVWATARHRLTELAVLHTLGASSRLLARALLAEQTFLAGLGVGVGLLVGAGVAATMVPLVILTPAAGRPVPEAVFTVPWTPVGLTAAGLLLAALGCAAFITTGLRQRLAVVQLRIGGER; encoded by the coding sequence ATGAAGCTGGTGTGGAGGCGGGCCGTCGAGGCGCGCGGGCTGCTGCTCGCCGCCGCGGTCGCGGCCCTGGTCGCGGTCGCGCTGGTCACCGGGCTCTCCGACTACAACCGCCGGGCGGTCGACGCGGGGGCCCGGGCGGTGCTCGACGCCGCCCCGGCCGAGGAGCGCAGCCTGCTGGTCAGCGGCTCCGGCGGCCGGGACGCCGCGGCGTACGCCGACCGGGACCGGGCGGTCCGGGCCCAGTTCGCCGCCGGCCTCGACGGCGTACCGGTCACCGTCGCCGCCGCCCGCTACGGCACCGGCCGCGAGCTGACCGGCGACCTGGGCGACGCCCGTACCGGCCCGGATCCGGTCTTCGCGGGCCTGACCAGCCTGCCCGACCTGCCCGCGTACGCCGAGCTGACCGCCGGGTCGTGGCCGGTGACCAACGCCCGCCCGCTCCAGGTCACCCTGCCCGAGAAGATCGCCGGCCAGCTCGGGCTCAGCGCCGGCGACCGGGTGCCGCTCTACGACCGCAGCGCCGAGAAGGCCGACGCGGTGGTGCTCGCCGGCACCTGGCGACCCCGCGACCCGAACGCGGCCTACTGGCGGCTCGCCCCGGGCGTGGGCAGCGCCGACCCGGACGGCTCGTACGGGCCGTTCGTGCTCGACCCGGCCGACTTCGCGCGGACCTTCGCCGGCTCCACCTCGGCGGCCTGGCTGGTCGCCCCCGAACTCGCCGGGGTGGCCCCGGCCCGGCTCGCCGGAATCAGCGCCAGACTCGGGGACATCGCGGCGCAGGTACCCGAGGCCACCGGGCTCGGCTCGTCCGCGCAGACCGTCGGTCACCTGGACCGGCTCGCCGACCGGCTCGGTCGCGCCGACCTGGTGGGCCGGTCCGCGCTGCTCACCCCGCTGCTGCTGATCATGGTCCTGGGCGGGTACGCGCTGGTGCTGGTCGCCGCGCTGCTCACCGAGGACCGGCGGGCCCAGACCGCGCTGCTGCGTGCCCGGGGTGCCGCCCGGGGCCAGCTCGCCGGCCTCGCCGTCCGGGAGGCGACCCTGGTCGTGGTGCCGGCGGCACTGCTCGCCCCACCGCTGACCGGAGTGGCCGTCCGCCGGCTCGGCGCGGACCTGGGACTGGCCGGCGGGGGCGCCACCCGGATCTGGACGGTGGCGCTCGCCGCAGCGGTCGGCTGCCTGCTCGCCATGGTGCTACCGGCCCTGCGCCGGGCCGGCACGTACGTCGCCGACATGGCCGCCCGGTCCCGCCCCACCCGGGGCGCGGCGGTGCAGCGGGCCAGCGTCGACCTGGCCCTGGTCGCACTCGCCGTACTGGCCTGGACCCAGCTGCGGCAGTACTCCTCCCCGCTGGCCGGCGCCGGTGGCCGGCTCGGCATCGACCCGCTGCTCGCCGCCGCGCCCACCCTCGGGGTGCTGGCCGGCGCGGTCGTCGCGCTGCGGCTGCTGCCGCCGACGACCCGGCTCGCCGAGCGCTTCGTCGACCGGCGGCCCTGGGTGGCCACCATGTTCGGCATGTGGCAGGCCGGCCGCCGGCCGCACGCCGGCCCGGTGCTGCTGCTCGCCCTCGCCGTCGGCGGCAGCACCCTCGCCTGGTCGCTGGTCGCCTCCTGGGAACGCTCGCAGCTCGACCAGGCCCGGCACACCGTCGGCGCGGACCTGCGCCTGGTCGAGCGGGACGGCACCGCCCCCGCCGACCGGGCCGCCCGGCTGGCCGCCGTACCGGGGCTGGAGCGGGTGCTGCCGGCCTGGCGCGACGACGTCCGGGTGGGGCGCGACGACCGGCCGGCCAGCGTGGTCGGCCTCGACGCGGCCGCCGCCGGCGGGCTGCTCCGGCTCTCCGACGCCGACGGTGACGCGTCCACCGCGGCGCTGCTCGACCGGCTGGTCAAGGGGCGGGCCGCCCCCGTCGGGCCGCTCCTGCCGGCCGGCGCGGCCACCCTCGCCGGCACCGTCCGGACCCCCGTCGAGTCCCCGTACACGACGCCCCGGATCACCGTCTCCGCGCTGCTCACCACCGACGACGGCGCGGCCTGGCGGCTGCCGCTGGCCGAGGCGCTCGGCGACGGCCGCCCGGTCGGCTTCTCGGTGGCGCTGCCCCCGACCGGCGGCGCCCCGCTGCGGCTGGCCGGGTTCGAGTCCGACGGCGGCGACGCCGTCGGCATCAGCTACCGGCTGCGCCTCGACGGTCTCCGGCTGGCCGACGCCGGTGGCGCGGCGCTGCCGCTGCCCTTGGACGGCGGCTGGCGGATCACCGACGCGGCGCAGGGGCCGACGGTGCCGGCCCGGGTCACCCCGGGCGTCGTCGACGCCACCCACAAGGTGGTGCTCCCCGAAGGAGCGCTGGAGTACGCCCGGCAGCCCACCTCCCGGTTCGCGGTGGTGCCGGTCGGCACCGACCCGCCGGTGCCGGTGCTCATCACGCCCGGGGTGGCCGCCGCGCTGAGCCTGCACACCGGTGACCAGGTGCCGTTCCCGCTCTCCGGGGCGACCCTGCCGGTGAAGGTGGTCGGGCAGGTGGCGGCGGTGCCCGGCACCGGCGGCGACGGCGTGCTGCTGGACCTGCCCGCCGCCGCCACGCTGCTGCTGCGCCAGCAGGGCAACCTGCGGCCGATCTCCGAGTGGTGGCTGGGCACCGACCGCGCCGGGCACACCGCCGCGGCGGCCGACCTCGCCGGGCTGTCCGGCACCACCCTGCTGGACCGCCGGCAGGTGGCGGCGGAGGCCGCCCGGGACCCGTACTGGCGAGGGGCCCGGACCGGCCTGCTCGCCGCCGCCGTCGGGGCGGTGCTGCTCGCCCTCGTCGGCCTGGCCGTCGACGTGTGGGCCACCGCCCGGCACCGGCTCACCGAGCTCGCCGTGCTGCACACGTTGGGCGCCAGCAGCCGGCTGCTGGCCCGCGCGCTCCTCGCCGAGCAGACCTTCCTGGCCGGGCTCGGGGTCGGCGTGGGACTGCTGGTCGGGGCCGGCGTGGCGGCCACCATGGTGCCGCTGGTGATCCTCACCCCGGCCGCCGGCCGGCCGGTGCCCGAGGCGGTCTTCACGGTGCCGTGGACGCCGGTCGGGCTGACCGCGGCCGGGCTGCTGCTCGCCGCCCTGGGCTGCGCCGCCTTCATCACCACCGGCCTCCGCCAGCGGCTGGCCGTCGTGCAGCTCCGGATCGGGGGAGAACGATGA